One Cynocephalus volans isolate mCynVol1 chromosome 5, mCynVol1.pri, whole genome shotgun sequence DNA window includes the following coding sequences:
- the LOC134378185 gene encoding saoe class I histocompatibility antigen, A alpha chain-like, protein MAPRALILLLSGALVLTETRAGSHSLRYFYTAVSRPGRGEPRFIVVGYVDDTQFVRFDGDAASPRMEPRAPWVEQEGPEYWEQNTRNVKDTAQNFRVCLNNVRGYYNQSEAGSHTFQRMYGCDVGPGGRLLRGYLQYAYDGADYIALNEDLRSWTAADAASQITQRKWEAAGWAEQQRAYLEGECVESLRRHLENGKEKLQRADPPKTHVTHHPVSDHEATLKCWALGFYPAEITITWQRDGEDQTQDTELVETRPAGDGTFQKWAAVVVPSGEELRYTCHVQHVGLPDALTLRWEPPPQPIIPTVAIVAVLVILGVVVAGAVVVCVVMWRKKSSGVKGGSYAQAASSDSAQGSDVSLTACNA, encoded by the exons ATGGCGCCCCGAGCCCTCATCCTGCTGCTCTCGGGGGCCCTGGTCCTGACCGAGACCCGGGCGG gcTCCCACTCCCTGCGGTATTTCTACACCGCCGTGTCCCGGCCCGGCCGCGGGGAGCCCCGCTTCATCGTCGTCGGTTACGTGGACGACACGCAGTTCGTGCGGTTCGACGGCGACGCCGCGAGTCCGAGGATGGAGCCGCGGGCGCCGTGGGTGGAGCAGGAGGGGCCGGAGTACTGGGAACAGAACACACGGAACGTCAAGGACACCGCACAGAATTTCCGAGTGTGCCTGAACAACGTGCGTGGCTACTACAACCAGAGCGAGGCCG GGTCTCACACTTTCCAGAGGATGTACGGCTGCGACGTGGGACCGGGCGGGCGCCTCCTCCGCGGGTACCTTCAATACGCCTACGACGGCGCCGATTACATCGCCCTGAACGAGGACCTGCGCTCCTGGACCGCGGCGGACGCGGCGTCTCAGATCACCCAGCGCAAGTGGGAGGCGGCCGGTTGGGCGGAGCAACAGAGGGCCTACCTAGAAGGAGAGTGCGTGGAGTCGCTCCGCAGACACCTGGAGAACGGGAAGGAGAAGCTGCAGCGCGCAG ACCCGCCAAAGACACACGTGACCCACCACCCCGTCTCTGACCATGAGGCCACCCTGAAGTGCTGGGCTCTGGGCTTCTACCCTGCAGAGATCACCATAACCTGGCAGCGTGATGGGGAGGATCAGACCCAGGACACGGAGCTTGTGGAGACCAGGCCTGCAGGGGATGGAACCTTCCAGAAGTGGGCGGCTGTGGTGGTGCCTTCTGGGGAGGAGCTGAGATACACGTGCCATGTGCAGCATGTGGGGCTGCCTGATGCCCTCACCCTGAGGTGGG agcCGCCTCCTCAGCCCATCATCCCCACTGTGGCCATTGTTGCTGTCCTGGTTATCCTTGGAGTTGTGGTCGCTGGAGCTGTGGTTGTATGTGTTGTGATGTGGAGGAAGAAAAGCTCAG GTGTAAAAGGAGGGAGTTATGCTCAGGCTGCTA GCAGTGACAGTGCCCAGGGGTCTGATGTGTCTCTCACAGCTTGTAATG catGA